The following coding sequences are from one Halobacteriovorax sp. JY17 window:
- a CDS encoding HPF/RaiA family ribosome-associated protein, with protein MQVSYQHVDKSNSLNEFVEDKMKHFSQNKEKFSNINWNISREGGLYKAVVRFKASGKIFKMEGKAGNAYASVLKVFRKMKSSLPRKIKYEQRLHRKHPNLH; from the coding sequence ATGCAAGTTAGTTATCAACATGTAGACAAGTCAAACTCTTTAAACGAATTTGTTGAAGATAAGATGAAGCACTTCTCACAGAATAAGGAAAAGTTTTCAAATATAAATTGGAATATTTCCAGAGAAGGGGGTCTTTATAAGGCCGTGGTTCGATTTAAGGCCAGTGGAAAAATCTTCAAAATGGAAGGGAAGGCCGGGAATGCCTACGCTTCTGTTCTCAAAGTTTTTCGAAAAATGAAGAGTTCTTTGCCTAGAAAAATAAAGTATGAGCAGAGATTACATAGGAAACATCC
- a CDS encoding MotA/TolQ/ExbB proton channel family protein, producing MRVIDYIEQGGVIMYILLALNIVGFAIMLSKFFILTKESKRSNQVAAELSEKVKTTTKDGDTNTIIEIAKQELATHISGLEKGLNTVKIIASISPLLGLLGTVIGVLVAFKVMSQTGLNNPASFAQGISMALITTVGGMIVAIPHYIGHNYLIGMVDQFETRLEKELLSDVL from the coding sequence ATGAGAGTTATTGATTATATAGAACAAGGTGGAGTCATTATGTACATACTACTTGCCTTAAATATTGTTGGATTTGCAATTATGCTTTCAAAATTCTTTATACTTACTAAAGAGTCAAAGAGGTCGAACCAAGTTGCTGCTGAACTTAGTGAGAAAGTAAAAACTACGACTAAAGATGGTGATACAAATACTATTATTGAAATCGCAAAACAAGAATTAGCAACTCATATTTCAGGATTAGAGAAAGGTTTAAATACCGTAAAGATCATTGCTTCAATATCACCTCTTCTTGGACTACTTGGAACTGTTATCGGAGTTCTCGTGGCCTTTAAAGTCATGTCACAAACGGGACTGAATAACCCTGCTTCTTTTGCACAAGGAATATCAATGGCACTTATCACAACTGTTGGTGGTATGATCGTTGCTATCCCTCACTATATTGGACACAACTACCTTATTGGTATGGTTGATCAATTTGAAACGAGATTAGAGAAAGAATTACTTTCAGACGTTTTATAA
- a CDS encoding biopolymer transporter ExbD has product MKKRSREAAAPDITPMIDVVFLLLIFFMVSTVFKKDEMALLLNLPKTEKGESAQREQKTIYIELSKTEIAYNGTKTTLESLEDTLKGVTKKTMPIDLRIDKDVKYDRVVLLIGKLKKYELTNVSLITDE; this is encoded by the coding sequence ATGAAGAAAAGATCTAGAGAAGCGGCTGCTCCCGATATTACTCCAATGATTGACGTTGTCTTTCTCCTTCTTATTTTCTTTATGGTTTCGACTGTATTTAAGAAAGATGAAATGGCACTCTTACTTAATCTTCCAAAAACAGAGAAAGGTGAAAGTGCTCAAAGAGAGCAAAAGACAATTTATATCGAGCTTTCAAAAACAGAGATTGCTTATAATGGGACAAAGACAACCTTAGAGTCTTTAGAGGATACTTTAAAAGGAGTTACCAAAAAGACTATGCCAATTGATCTTAGGATTGATAAAGACGTTAAATACGACCGTGTAGTCCTTCTCATTGGGAAACTTAAGAAGTACGAACTCACCAATGTTTCACTTATTACAGATGAGTAA
- a CDS encoding glycosyltransferase family 1 protein, whose amino-acid sequence MKIGFDGKRALHNLRGLGNYSRTLIKSLDEYYKENEYLLFSPEAKNQELINWSKDLSSSCEIISPQGLISKNFPSIWRSLLLKSELENKHLDVYHGLSHELPPGISQLNTLKVVTIHDLLYLKFPQFFSFVDRQIYHRKFMYSCKVSDIVIAICEQTQADIVEYLKVPEEKIHVIYQSCSPDFYHDKSDVELGKVSEKYSLEKPFIFHIATMEENKNTLGIVKAFKEIYKEIDEDLILIGRGKKYKSDVINYINENKLNKRIRILDDVINDDIPAIFQLAKLFVFPSFYEGFGIPIIEALFSKTPVITSVGGCFPESGGPATRYVDPYSVKEISNAMLEILKDENLQREMAQKGHEFVQKFDWRNTSNDLMNLYLTHL is encoded by the coding sequence ATGAAAATAGGTTTTGATGGGAAGAGAGCTCTCCATAATTTAAGAGGACTCGGAAATTATAGTCGTACTCTCATTAAGAGTTTAGATGAGTATTATAAAGAGAATGAATACCTTCTCTTTTCTCCTGAAGCCAAGAATCAAGAACTCATTAATTGGTCGAAAGATCTAAGCTCAAGTTGCGAAATTATCTCTCCCCAAGGGTTAATCTCAAAGAACTTCCCAAGTATTTGGAGAAGTCTTCTCTTAAAAAGCGAACTCGAAAATAAGCACCTCGACGTTTACCATGGATTAAGTCATGAATTACCGCCAGGAATTAGCCAGTTAAATACTTTAAAAGTTGTAACGATTCACGACTTACTTTACTTAAAATTTCCGCAATTCTTTTCCTTTGTAGATAGGCAAATATACCACCGAAAATTTATGTATAGCTGTAAGGTAAGTGACATCGTAATTGCTATCTGTGAGCAAACCCAAGCTGATATTGTTGAGTACTTAAAAGTTCCTGAAGAAAAAATCCATGTGATTTATCAGAGCTGCTCTCCTGACTTCTATCACGATAAGTCAGATGTAGAGCTAGGTAAAGTGAGTGAGAAGTACTCTTTAGAAAAGCCTTTTATTTTTCATATAGCTACAATGGAAGAGAATAAGAATACCCTTGGGATAGTTAAGGCTTTTAAAGAAATTTATAAAGAGATTGATGAAGATCTTATTCTTATAGGTAGAGGCAAGAAGTATAAAAGTGATGTAATTAATTATATTAACGAAAATAAATTGAATAAGAGAATAAGAATTTTAGATGATGTCATAAATGATGATATTCCTGCTATTTTTCAATTAGCAAAACTCTTTGTCTTCCCATCTTTCTATGAAGGTTTTGGAATACCAATTATAGAGGCGCTCTTTTCAAAGACTCCTGTTATTACAAGTGTGGGAGGATGTTTTCCTGAGTCTGGTGGCCCAGCAACTAGGTATGTGGATCCTTATTCTGTTAAGGAAATATCAAATGCAATGCTTGAAATTTTAAAGGATGAGAATTTACAAAGAGAAATGGCCCAAAAGGGCCATGAATTTGTTCAAAAATTTGATTGGAGAAATACTTCTAACGATTTAATGAATCTCTATCTTACTCATCTGTAA
- a CDS encoding lytic transglycosylase domain-containing protein translates to MKKLSILLLLLITSSCSHIGPLMGRKKNSSPKSIAALTSNKTYESVKIDTTPSRKEEEVKVVQTTDPIEEKKSFLEKIFPATVQTRDKDALNLRYKEKHYKFWKKYFSKREKARFQRHMSNGVKFEEIVKSVLEEHKLPADLFYVGLIESGYNTHIRSHASAVGPWQFIKGTGKRYGLKIDRYLDERRNIYKASHAAANYFKDLYNIFGSWELALCAYNAGEYRIINAIRRGNTRDYRELVKKKLIPRETINYVPKVAAAKYLYENRKKYGLKTKSVDSSVYLNVDEVEARKSFSISKVSKSLNISLSKMRILNPEVKNDWVAVTRRSPFKLLLPKGYEGRFANLSFARKPTVASRSVTQSVSRSVSSVYKVKRGDNLIEISRKFGLPVKKIKRVNKLRSSKIMIGQRLSIPINVSRYKVRRGDNLTEIARKFNTSIKRIVVANNLRGHRIYKGQSLIIPSES, encoded by the coding sequence GTGAAAAAACTGAGCATTTTACTCCTACTTCTTATTACTTCTAGCTGTTCTCACATCGGTCCTCTGATGGGGAGGAAGAAGAATAGTTCTCCAAAGAGTATTGCAGCTCTGACTTCTAATAAGACTTACGAGAGTGTGAAGATTGATACAACACCTAGTAGAAAAGAGGAAGAGGTCAAAGTTGTGCAGACAACTGACCCAATTGAAGAGAAGAAATCATTTCTAGAAAAAATATTTCCAGCGACGGTCCAAACAAGAGATAAAGATGCTCTTAATCTTAGATATAAAGAGAAGCACTATAAATTTTGGAAAAAATACTTTTCAAAAAGAGAGAAGGCACGTTTCCAAAGGCATATGAGTAATGGTGTTAAATTTGAAGAGATCGTTAAAAGTGTTTTAGAGGAACATAAGCTACCTGCAGATCTATTCTATGTAGGTTTAATAGAGTCTGGTTATAATACGCATATCAGATCTCATGCATCTGCTGTTGGTCCTTGGCAATTTATTAAGGGAACAGGGAAGAGGTATGGATTAAAAATTGATCGATATTTAGATGAGAGAAGAAATATCTACAAAGCTTCACATGCAGCAGCTAATTACTTTAAAGACCTCTATAATATATTTGGAAGTTGGGAATTAGCTCTCTGCGCTTATAATGCCGGAGAATATAGAATCATTAACGCAATCAGAAGAGGTAATACAAGAGATTATAGAGAACTTGTAAAGAAGAAGTTAATTCCAAGAGAAACAATTAATTATGTTCCAAAAGTTGCAGCGGCTAAGTATTTGTATGAAAACCGTAAAAAGTACGGACTTAAAACAAAGAGTGTGGACTCTTCTGTCTACTTAAATGTTGATGAAGTTGAAGCAAGAAAATCATTTTCAATTTCAAAGGTCTCTAAATCTTTAAATATTAGTCTTAGTAAAATGAGAATATTAAATCCAGAAGTAAAAAATGATTGGGTAGCTGTAACTAGAAGAAGTCCTTTTAAATTACTTTTGCCAAAAGGGTATGAAGGACGATTTGCAAATTTAAGTTTTGCGAGAAAACCAACAGTTGCAAGTCGAAGTGTTACTCAGTCTGTTAGTCGCAGTGTAAGTTCTGTCTATAAAGTTAAGAGAGGGGATAACTTAATTGAAATCTCTAGAAAATTTGGGCTACCTGTAAAGAAAATTAAGAGAGTAAATAAATTAAGGTCGAGCAAGATTATGATTGGGCAACGTCTTTCAATCCCTATTAATGTGAGTCGTTATAAAGTTAGAAGAGGGGATAATCTAACAGAAATTGCTAGAAAATTTAATACTTCTATAAAGAGAATTGTTGTCGCAAATAATCTTAGAGGTCATCGAATTTATAAAGGGCAGAGTCTAATCATTCCTAGTGAAAGCTAG
- a CDS encoding enolase C-terminal domain-like protein — protein sequence MSIWKIKEIELPLRFSWTISRNSCDVKKNLIVEYNSNSVLGLGEVAFNSRYGETLESIKEEFKKFVTICPNAISTLADLEPIFKKVDISSSLRFGIESAFIHNMAHIAEMSVTQIIGANSLSKVRTSFSIPIMDPGKVADFISSNKLTRFSALKLKVGGENDIDFLKEVQKNYDGPLRIDANEGWSNPDEVMNLLTGPLKKFNIEFLEQPFTSSSHEEYLKLKPISPVEIIADESITNGEVNRDLANQFHGVNIKLMKSGSYFKALNQLRAARELGMKTMVGCMVETSLGINSAMNIAYGVDYLDLDGFLLLEKDPYNYLYEDSGLIFLSHLH from the coding sequence ATGAGTATTTGGAAAATTAAAGAAATTGAGTTACCTCTACGTTTTTCTTGGACAATTTCGAGAAACTCTTGTGATGTTAAGAAGAACTTAATAGTTGAGTATAATAGTAATAGTGTTCTAGGTCTTGGAGAGGTGGCCTTTAATTCTAGATATGGAGAAACTCTCGAATCAATTAAAGAAGAATTTAAAAAGTTTGTAACTATCTGTCCTAATGCTATTTCAACTCTCGCTGATCTTGAACCAATATTTAAAAAGGTAGATATTTCAAGTTCACTAAGGTTTGGAATCGAGTCTGCATTTATTCACAATATGGCCCACATTGCAGAAATGTCCGTGACTCAAATAATTGGAGCCAATTCATTGTCAAAAGTTAGAACATCTTTCTCTATTCCAATAATGGACCCTGGAAAAGTTGCAGACTTCATTAGTTCAAATAAGCTCACAAGATTTAGTGCTCTTAAGCTTAAGGTTGGGGGAGAGAACGATATTGATTTCTTAAAGGAAGTTCAAAAGAATTACGACGGTCCTCTTCGAATTGATGCTAACGAAGGATGGAGTAATCCAGATGAAGTAATGAACCTCCTAACGGGGCCGCTTAAGAAATTTAATATTGAATTCTTAGAACAGCCTTTCACAAGCAGCTCTCATGAGGAATATTTAAAACTAAAACCTATTAGTCCTGTTGAAATTATTGCTGATGAATCTATTACTAATGGTGAAGTGAATCGAGATCTTGCTAATCAATTCCATGGTGTAAATATAAAATTGATGAAATCAGGAAGTTACTTCAAAGCTCTTAATCAGTTGCGAGCGGCTAGAGAGCTGGGAATGAAAACAATGGTTGGTTGTATGGTTGAAACTTCTCTAGGGATAAACTCTGCCATGAATATTGCTTATGGAGTGGACTACTTAGACTTAGATGGTTTTCTATTGCTAGAGAAAGATCCATATAATTATCTCTACGAAGACTCAGGACTTATTTTTCTGTCTCACTTACATTAG
- a CDS encoding glycosyltransferase family 9 protein has protein sequence MNKTLIIRFSSFGDIVQCMSVLNKVKENIPGEIHWVTRADMSSLLLLNKSVDKIWSFEKEKGIIGLIRLALALRRENYSHVYDAHSNLRSRVISLFLFPPNFLRRSKERMKRLLLFTFRKNLFDNPYRGIISYLRPLRQWGIKDALDFSPESWSFQNIELSEYFEKNSIVIAPSAAWEMKRWPISHWKKLIELNPNESFTILGGPGDRFCEDIRAVAPERVFNLAGKLSLIESCYIVNQSKLLISADTGLIHVADILGRKGISLMGPTAFGFATGKHIKTLEVELSCRPCTKDGRGSCSQDTWQKCMVDITPERVTKEISSQLSY, from the coding sequence ATGAATAAAACCCTAATTATCAGATTTTCAAGCTTTGGAGACATTGTTCAGTGTATGAGTGTACTGAATAAGGTCAAAGAGAATATTCCAGGAGAAATTCACTGGGTGACTCGCGCTGATATGTCTTCGCTCTTACTTCTAAACAAGAGTGTGGATAAAATCTGGAGTTTTGAAAAAGAGAAGGGGATTATCGGACTAATTCGGTTGGCTTTAGCACTTAGGAGGGAGAATTACTCTCACGTCTACGATGCTCACTCAAATCTTCGCTCTAGAGTTATTTCACTATTTCTCTTTCCTCCAAACTTCTTAAGAAGAAGTAAGGAGCGAATGAAGAGGTTGCTGCTTTTTACATTTAGAAAGAACCTCTTTGATAATCCCTATAGAGGTATTATTAGCTATCTTCGTCCTCTTCGGCAATGGGGTATTAAGGATGCTCTAGACTTTAGTCCTGAAAGCTGGAGCTTTCAAAATATAGAACTAAGTGAGTATTTTGAAAAAAACTCCATCGTGATAGCTCCTTCTGCAGCTTGGGAAATGAAGCGTTGGCCAATATCCCATTGGAAGAAGTTAATTGAATTAAATCCGAATGAGAGTTTTACAATACTAGGTGGGCCTGGGGATAGATTCTGTGAAGATATCAGGGCAGTTGCACCAGAGAGAGTTTTTAACTTGGCCGGAAAGTTGAGCCTCATTGAGAGCTGCTATATAGTCAATCAGTCTAAACTTTTAATCAGTGCAGATACAGGACTTATTCATGTAGCAGATATTTTAGGGCGCAAAGGAATCTCTTTGATGGGACCAACTGCGTTTGGTTTTGCAACAGGTAAGCATATTAAAACACTTGAAGTGGAGCTTTCATGCCGTCCTTGCACAAAGGATGGGAGAGGCTCATGTTCCCAAGATACCTGGCAGAAATGCATGGTTGATATTACACCCGAGAGAGTGACTAAAGAAATCTCTAGTCAACTTTCTTATTGA
- a CDS encoding C1 family peptidase, with protein sequence MKYLIFIFILSFSISASEENEVIATLWQELGHPPISKEQISPVPTPIVRKQEVPVEKKRELSPGQRKLEEIKARNRKLIQQKKVESHAPKNIYEEYRQGLTNLKKTTQKTLADQKQQIAKTRLKWKKSRDKFLKNLSHYKENTFEMQSAAGASRSNAVTLLPKNISLEKGRDYFVVRNAFDISVKDQGRRPTCSAFAGASAVEILLRQKQSDIEISEQYLYWASKPYCQKSPCSQKGSWISYAYDNSIKSANLDIPISRDCPYIRESLPGNETQIPLGSTCQRGAVKIESYKKVNSSQALLNSLNANTPVIIGVKLSPNFYTTTGIITYQDSLVGGKMDEHANGHALLLIGHMKLPEKLNSEGRICYLTVNSWTKGWGAGGYGCITEKWLSMYKVKNPFMALTKIRSL encoded by the coding sequence ATGAAATATTTAATCTTTATTTTTATTCTCTCTTTCTCCATAAGTGCATCGGAAGAAAATGAGGTTATCGCTACCCTTTGGCAGGAACTAGGACATCCCCCAATTAGTAAAGAGCAGATTTCTCCGGTCCCTACCCCTATTGTAAGAAAACAAGAAGTGCCTGTAGAAAAAAAGAGAGAACTCTCCCCTGGGCAAAGAAAGCTAGAAGAAATAAAGGCCAGAAATAGGAAATTGATTCAACAAAAGAAAGTAGAGAGCCACGCTCCAAAGAATATATATGAAGAATATAGGCAAGGTCTTACAAATTTAAAAAAGACGACACAGAAAACGTTGGCCGATCAAAAACAGCAAATTGCAAAGACTAGGCTAAAATGGAAAAAATCTAGAGATAAATTTTTAAAGAATTTATCTCACTACAAAGAAAATACTTTTGAGATGCAGAGTGCTGCTGGTGCTAGTCGCTCAAATGCTGTCACACTGCTACCAAAGAATATTTCTCTCGAAAAAGGAAGGGACTACTTTGTCGTAAGAAATGCCTTTGATATTAGCGTTAAAGACCAGGGCCGACGACCTACATGTAGTGCCTTTGCTGGAGCTTCTGCCGTTGAAATTCTACTCAGGCAAAAGCAATCTGATATTGAAATTTCAGAACAATACCTCTACTGGGCATCAAAGCCCTATTGCCAGAAGTCTCCCTGTTCGCAGAAAGGAAGCTGGATAAGTTATGCCTATGACAATAGTATAAAATCTGCCAATTTAGATATACCAATTTCAAGAGACTGTCCTTATATTAGAGAATCCCTACCTGGAAATGAGACCCAAATTCCACTTGGAAGTACTTGCCAAAGAGGTGCCGTAAAAATAGAGAGCTATAAGAAAGTTAATTCATCTCAAGCTCTTCTAAATTCTCTTAACGCAAATACTCCTGTGATTATTGGAGTAAAGCTTTCTCCCAATTTTTACACAACAACAGGAATCATTACCTACCAAGATTCACTTGTTGGTGGTAAAATGGATGAGCATGCTAATGGACACGCTCTGCTTCTAATTGGACACATGAAACTACCAGAAAAGCTTAACTCAGAAGGTAGGATTTGTTATCTAACAGTTAATAGTTGGACTAAGGGCTGGGGGGCTGGTGGATATGGCTGCATCACAGAGAAATGGTTATCAATGTATAAGGTCAAGAATCCTTTTATGGCGCTGACAAAAATAAGGAGTTTATAA
- a CDS encoding PilT/PilU family type 4a pilus ATPase, whose translation MAFSLQNFTSLIKVAAQNNASDVHIRSNESPSLRISSELIPVQSKPFSTSDIEDIIKIITKDKKFEIDLDHLTELDGGMEIESLCRIRYNIFKYNGLFGIVLRLVKLQIPTIDQLNLPAVIKKISETQRGLVLVTGATGSGKSTTLTAMIDHMNRTRSSHIVTLEDPIEYIHKNIKSRVSQREIGTDTPDFSVALRSALRQDPDIILIGEMRDAETISIALKAAETGHLVLSTVHTTNAISTLSRIISMFPHEEQDEIKKRLATSLKATISQRMLKANTKSGIAIAQEIMLTSPGIRECILGEEPLNRIINIIQEGKGRSGTGSQSFDQHIMDLYNDDYITKETALAAVESESDFLQMLDFE comes from the coding sequence ATGGCATTTAGCCTACAGAACTTTACAAGTCTAATAAAAGTAGCCGCTCAAAATAATGCTAGTGATGTTCATATCAGAAGCAATGAATCACCTAGCCTTAGAATAAGTAGTGAACTTATTCCTGTTCAATCAAAGCCATTTAGCACGAGCGATATAGAAGATATTATTAAAATAATTACAAAAGATAAGAAGTTTGAAATCGACCTAGATCATCTAACTGAACTTGATGGTGGAATGGAGATAGAATCGCTATGTAGAATACGCTACAATATTTTCAAATATAATGGTCTTTTTGGAATTGTTCTTAGACTTGTAAAACTTCAGATACCTACCATTGATCAATTGAACCTGCCAGCGGTCATTAAGAAAATATCAGAAACTCAGAGAGGACTTGTACTAGTCACTGGTGCGACTGGATCAGGAAAATCAACAACACTTACTGCAATGATTGACCATATGAATAGAACGAGATCGTCTCATATAGTCACTTTAGAAGACCCAATCGAATATATTCATAAGAATATAAAGTCGAGAGTTTCTCAAAGAGAGATCGGAACTGACACTCCAGACTTTTCAGTGGCCCTAAGGTCCGCCCTTAGACAAGATCCAGACATAATTCTCATTGGAGAAATGAGAGATGCCGAAACAATTTCTATCGCCTTAAAAGCTGCAGAAACTGGGCACCTTGTCCTCTCAACTGTTCACACTACGAATGCAATCTCAACACTAAGTCGAATTATTTCAATGTTTCCTCATGAAGAGCAAGATGAAATAAAGAAGAGACTTGCCACTTCATTAAAGGCCACAATCTCTCAAAGAATGTTAAAAGCAAATACAAAGTCAGGGATAGCCATTGCTCAAGAAATCATGCTTACGAGCCCAGGTATTCGAGAATGTATTCTTGGAGAAGAGCCTTTAAATAGAATCATCAATATTATTCAAGAAGGAAAAGGTCGATCAGGAACTGGTTCTCAAAGTTTTGATCAACATATTATGGACTTATATAATGATGATTATATAACAAAAGAAACGGCCCTTGCTGCTGTTGAATCTGAATCTGACTTCTTACAAATGCTAGACTTCGAATAG
- a CDS encoding RDD family protein has product MSDDNGNWDFKLDEEVAPKKKKNTGKPLLKNARKEGKLGLDANSVPTRKSRRQMAREEGGTSIKGRDIIDPAAHWRRGLAFFVDLVILILIVSLGQGAGGMFSDFGQSIEEFLGPVIINTIPLEVGGLVIAFAMHFLLIIVPMASSQKSIGKKIFKLKILGTMKPKAPLGVIVIREYIAKPISIISVIGILMIPLNMRRRGLHDFISGTLVLDNL; this is encoded by the coding sequence ATGTCAGACGATAATGGAAATTGGGACTTTAAGCTAGATGAAGAAGTTGCACCTAAGAAGAAAAAAAACACAGGTAAACCTCTTCTTAAAAATGCTAGAAAAGAAGGAAAGTTAGGACTTGATGCGAATTCGGTACCAACTCGAAAATCTAGAAGGCAGATGGCCAGGGAAGAGGGTGGTACTTCAATTAAGGGAAGAGATATTATCGATCCCGCGGCTCACTGGCGCAGGGGATTGGCATTTTTCGTTGATTTAGTCATTTTAATTTTAATCGTATCTCTGGGGCAAGGTGCTGGTGGGATGTTTTCAGATTTTGGGCAGTCGATTGAAGAATTTCTAGGTCCTGTGATTATTAATACTATTCCTCTAGAAGTTGGGGGATTAGTCATTGCTTTCGCTATGCACTTTCTTCTTATAATAGTTCCAATGGCCTCTTCCCAGAAGTCTATTGGGAAGAAAATTTTTAAATTAAAAATACTAGGAACCATGAAACCTAAAGCTCCTCTTGGAGTTATTGTCATAAGAGAATATATAGCCAAGCCAATTTCAATAATCTCTGTGATTGGAATACTTATGATACCTCTAAATATGAGAAGAAGAGGACTCCATGACTTTATTTCAGGAACGCTAGTCCTAGATAATCTCTAG